The following proteins come from a genomic window of Nostoc sp. ATCC 53789:
- a CDS encoding type I restriction endonuclease — translation MTQTAAITEAITTLQDAENRFGFVRVEDEQFFPEWYEGLSEITEAEKASVDVVRRRYLYHRAGGDLLEGTVILLLVSPILALSGFYDPPFRIKAESSVELVLDDGEEILRGRIDVLVLQDQLWLMVLESKKTTLSVWAAVPQALAYMMANPNPSKPVFGMVTNGDDILFVKVTQTTTPQYDLSRVFAPFTSARELYAVLQILKRIGQLISPTF, via the coding sequence ATGACACAGACGGCAGCAATTACAGAAGCGATTACCACTCTTCAGGATGCAGAAAATCGATTCGGTTTTGTCCGTGTTGAAGACGAGCAATTTTTCCCAGAGTGGTATGAGGGATTGTCTGAAATTACAGAAGCTGAAAAAGCCTCTGTGGATGTCGTGCGGCGTAGGTATCTTTATCACCGTGCCGGAGGTGATTTACTAGAAGGGACAGTCATATTGTTATTGGTGTCACCAATACTTGCACTCTCTGGATTTTACGATCCTCCTTTCAGAATTAAGGCTGAATCATCTGTGGAATTAGTGCTGGATGATGGCGAGGAAATACTGCGCGGACGAATTGACGTTTTAGTGTTACAAGATCAGTTGTGGTTGATGGTGTTAGAGTCGAAAAAAACCACGCTGTCAGTTTGGGCGGCTGTACCGCAAGCCTTAGCTTATATGATGGCTAACCCCAACCCCAGTAAACCTGTATTTGGGATGGTGACGAATGGAGACGATATTTTATTTGTCAAAGTGACGCAAACAACTACACCACAGTACGATTTGTCAAGAGTCTTCGCTCCGTTTACATCCGCGAGAGAACTATACGCCGTTTTGCAAATTCTCAAGCGTATTGGTCAGTTAATTTCTCCTACGTTTTAA
- a CDS encoding YifB family Mg chelatase-like AAA ATPase codes for MLARVWSASIVGIDAVKVGVEVDVSGGLPGIVVLGLPDSAIQESRERVKATLKNAGFAFPMRKIVINLTPADLRKEGPCFDLPISVGILAASEQVSADLLGDYLFLGEVSLDGSLRPVAGVLPIAAAAQKMGIAGLVIPADNAQEAAVVQGLAVYGCKHLSDVVALLNNPGRYKPVQMDSTVDIATVSYPGADLHDVKGQAHARRALEIAAAGGHNLIFVGPPGSGKTMLARRLPGILPPLSFAESLEVTRIHSVAGLLKNRGSLVRDRPFRSPHHSASGPSLVGGGSFPRPGEISLSHRGVLFLDELTEFKRDVLEFLRQPLEDGYVTISRTRLSVTFPAQFTLVASTNPCPCGYYGDTIQQCTCSPRQREQYWAKLSGPLMDRIDLQVAVNRLKPEEITQQPTGETSKSVLQRVQQASDRAITRFQEEANLRCNAQMQSRHLQKWCKLDDASRNLLEVAIRKLGLSARASDRILKVARTIADLAGDDELKTNHVAEAIQYRTIDRMQ; via the coding sequence ATGCTTGCCAGAGTCTGGAGTGCATCAATTGTGGGCATCGATGCCGTCAAAGTAGGGGTAGAAGTCGATGTCTCAGGGGGATTACCGGGAATTGTTGTCTTGGGACTGCCAGATTCAGCGATTCAAGAATCGAGAGAAAGAGTCAAAGCAACGCTGAAAAATGCAGGTTTCGCCTTTCCTATGCGGAAAATTGTGATCAATTTAACTCCGGCAGATTTACGCAAAGAAGGCCCCTGTTTCGATTTGCCTATTAGCGTGGGAATTTTGGCGGCTTCTGAGCAAGTTAGCGCTGATTTGTTGGGGGATTATCTATTCTTAGGTGAAGTGTCTCTAGATGGCAGCTTGCGTCCGGTGGCTGGTGTTTTACCGATCGCAGCAGCAGCCCAAAAAATGGGAATTGCAGGTTTAGTTATCCCTGCTGATAATGCCCAAGAAGCCGCAGTGGTTCAAGGCTTGGCTGTTTACGGCTGCAAACATCTGTCTGATGTGGTAGCTCTTTTAAATAATCCAGGGCGTTACAAACCTGTGCAAATGGATAGTACAGTAGACATAGCAACAGTATCTTACCCTGGCGCAGATTTGCATGATGTGAAAGGACAAGCTCATGCGCGTAGGGCTTTAGAAATTGCTGCTGCTGGTGGGCATAATTTAATTTTTGTCGGGCCGCCTGGTAGTGGGAAAACCATGTTAGCACGGCGCTTACCAGGAATTTTACCGCCCCTGAGTTTTGCTGAATCTTTAGAAGTGACTCGCATCCATTCGGTAGCTGGTTTATTGAAAAATCGCGGTTCGTTGGTACGCGATCGCCCTTTTCGCAGTCCCCACCACTCAGCATCCGGGCCTTCTCTGGTTGGTGGTGGTAGTTTCCCTCGTCCTGGCGAAATCTCATTATCTCACAGGGGTGTGTTGTTCCTGGACGAATTAACTGAGTTTAAACGTGATGTGCTGGAATTTCTCCGTCAGCCTTTAGAAGATGGCTACGTTACAATTTCTCGTACCAGACTATCGGTAACGTTTCCCGCGCAGTTTACTTTGGTGGCGAGTACCAATCCCTGTCCTTGCGGTTACTATGGCGATACCATCCAACAATGTACTTGTTCTCCCCGCCAACGCGAGCAATATTGGGCAAAACTTTCTGGCCCGTTGATGGATCGGATTGATTTACAAGTTGCGGTAAATCGCTTGAAACCAGAAGAAATTACCCAACAACCTACGGGAGAAACATCAAAATCAGTGCTACAACGAGTGCAACAAGCAAGCGATCGCGCCATTACCCGTTTCCAAGAAGAAGCAAATCTGCGTTGCAATGCTCAGATGCAAAGTCGTCATCTCCAAAAATGGTGCAAGCTAGATGATGCTAGTCGTAATTTATTAGAAGTAGCCATTAGAAAATTAGGTTTATCGGCAAGAGCTAGCGATCGCATTCTCAAAGTAGCACGCACTATTGCAGATTTAGCAGGAGACGATGAGCTAAAAACTAATCATGTGGCGGAAGCAATTCAATATCGCACAATCGACAGAATGCAGTAG
- a CDS encoding serine hydrolase, with translation MKLRWLLLSLTSIFLFSSPVKANPNTNQLGNVNDWSANQSDLQLPKLKFIPPVPLGDPANPINSSKFTGVVPLGREISELKTPIKALMARYRFLTPGIFFMDLKTGDYFSFNGDKAFSAASTIKYPILIALFQEVDAGRIKLGETLVMRRKHVTGGSGDLQYQRVGTKLSLLQTATKMMTISDNTATNMIIDRLGGVSKLNQKFRRWGLQSTVIHNMLGDFKGTNKTSAKDLVRLSALVTNNQLISDRSQSQVLGIMIRCHNRALLPSGLGSGANIAHKTGTLRFVLGDAGIIETPSGKRYLAGIFVRRPNNDIRARDFIRQVSRVMYGYFEQPKVSNLP, from the coding sequence ATGAAACTACGCTGGTTATTACTCAGCCTTACAAGTATTTTTTTATTTTCGTCTCCAGTAAAAGCAAATCCTAACACCAATCAACTTGGCAACGTAAATGACTGGAGTGCAAATCAATCTGATTTACAATTACCAAAACTTAAATTTATTCCTCCCGTTCCTCTAGGCGATCCTGCCAACCCAATAAATAGTTCTAAATTTACTGGTGTAGTTCCTCTAGGACGCGAGATATCAGAACTAAAAACTCCTATTAAAGCATTAATGGCTCGCTATAGATTCCTCACTCCCGGAATCTTTTTTATGGACTTAAAAACAGGTGATTATTTTAGTTTTAATGGTGATAAAGCATTTTCTGCTGCTAGCACAATTAAGTATCCGATTTTGATTGCATTGTTTCAAGAAGTAGATGCAGGGAGAATCAAACTTGGTGAAACTTTGGTGATGCGACGGAAACATGTCACTGGCGGTTCTGGAGATTTGCAGTATCAACGAGTGGGAACTAAGCTGAGTCTCTTGCAAACTGCAACCAAGATGATGACTATTAGCGATAACACTGCTACAAATATGATTATCGATCGTTTAGGTGGTGTATCTAAATTAAATCAAAAGTTTCGCCGTTGGGGATTGCAAAGTACTGTGATTCACAATATGTTAGGAGACTTTAAAGGAACTAATAAAACTAGTGCTAAAGACTTGGTAAGACTGTCAGCTTTGGTTACAAATAATCAGTTAATTTCTGATAGAAGTCAATCCCAAGTTTTAGGTATTATGATTCGTTGTCATAATAGAGCATTGCTTCCATCTGGCTTAGGTTCTGGTGCAAATATTGCTCATAAAACAGGTACTCTGCGATTTGTATTGGGTGATGCAGGTATTATTGAAACACCATCAGGTAAGCGTTATTTAGCAGGAATTTTTGTGCGTAGACCAAATAATGACATTAGAGCTAGAGATTTTATTCGTCAAGTTTCGCGGGTGATGTATGGCTACTTCGAGCAACCAAAAGTTAGTAATCTACCTTAA
- a CDS encoding 2-hydroxyacid dehydrogenase: MKVAVFSTKVYDRQFLSTVNSPTQHELAFFEPRLNRDTAILAAGFPAVCVFVHDQVDAPTLKLLASRGTKLVVLRCAGFNNVDLQAAADLGITVVRVPAYSPYGVAEHAVGLILSLNRKIHRAYNRVRESNFSLDGLLGFNLHKRTVGIVGTGKIGLILGQIMKGFGCNLLAYDVYRNPELEALGGKYVELPELFANSDIISLHCPLTPETHHLINAEAIEQIKPGVMLINTSRGALIDTQAVIEGLKSGKIGYLGVDVYEQESELFFEDLSGEIIQDDIFQRLTMFPNVLITGHQAFFTAEALHNIAETTFANIADVENGRPCANEIRPQPSA, encoded by the coding sequence ATGAAAGTAGCAGTCTTCAGTACAAAAGTCTATGATCGACAGTTTTTATCAACTGTAAATTCTCCCACACAACACGAATTAGCGTTTTTTGAACCCCGTTTAAATCGGGATACTGCTATCCTCGCCGCCGGATTTCCGGCGGTTTGCGTATTTGTACACGATCAGGTTGATGCCCCAACTTTAAAACTTCTCGCCTCACGGGGTACTAAGCTGGTTGTCCTTCGGTGTGCTGGGTTTAACAATGTAGACTTACAAGCCGCAGCAGATTTAGGAATTACTGTTGTGCGTGTTCCCGCTTACTCACCTTATGGAGTAGCAGAACATGCCGTAGGATTGATTTTAAGCCTGAATCGCAAAATTCATCGGGCTTATAACCGTGTCCGAGAAAGCAATTTTTCCTTAGATGGACTGTTGGGATTTAACTTGCATAAGCGTACAGTGGGGATTGTCGGCACAGGTAAAATTGGTCTGATTTTAGGACAGATTATGAAGGGTTTTGGCTGTAATCTACTCGCTTATGACGTTTATCGCAATCCAGAATTGGAGGCGCTAGGTGGAAAGTATGTAGAACTACCTGAGCTATTTGCCAACTCTGATATTATTTCCTTACATTGCCCCCTGACTCCCGAAACGCATCACTTAATTAACGCTGAGGCTATAGAACAGATTAAGCCAGGCGTAATGCTAATTAATACTAGCCGGGGAGCGCTGATTGATACCCAAGCAGTGATTGAGGGATTGAAGTCTGGTAAGATTGGCTATCTCGGTGTCGATGTCTACGAACAAGAATCGGAATTGTTTTTTGAGGATTTATCTGGCGAAATTATTCAAGATGATATTTTCCAACGTCTGACAATGTTCCCTAATGTACTAATTACCGGACATCAAGCCTTTTTTACAGCAGAAGCTCTTCACAATATTGCAGAAACAACTTTTGCTAATATTGCTGATGTTGAAAATGGTCGTCCTTGCGCTAATGAAATTCGCCCTCAACCGTCAGCTTAG
- a CDS encoding M50 family metallopeptidase encodes MREPSKNSEPLLTQEAPSVVERMGLTWLIAAAIATALLWQVPGGDYILYPFTILATWFHEMGHGLMALLLGGQFQKLQIFSNGSGVATYGIRSSFGPIGPAMVAAAGPMGPPLAGAALILASRSFKAASLSLKILGSFLLFSTLIWIRSWFGLVAIPLLGLIILGIALKAPRWAQGFAIQFLGVQACVSTYHQLDYLFSSSAGPLGLSDTAQMQRYLLLPYWFWGGLMAIASLVILVQSLRVAYRSE; translated from the coding sequence ATGAGGGAACCAAGTAAAAATTCTGAACCCTTGCTCACCCAAGAAGCCCCGTCAGTTGTTGAGCGTATGGGGCTAACCTGGCTAATTGCAGCAGCGATCGCAACTGCTTTACTGTGGCAAGTACCAGGAGGTGATTATATCTTATACCCATTTACAATCCTGGCAACCTGGTTCCATGAAATGGGTCACGGTTTAATGGCACTCCTATTAGGGGGACAGTTTCAAAAATTACAGATTTTTAGCAATGGTTCCGGTGTTGCAACTTATGGCATTCGGTCGTCATTCGGGCCAATTGGCCCGGCAATGGTCGCAGCTGCCGGACCAATGGGACCGCCTCTTGCTGGTGCAGCTTTGATTCTGGCTTCCCGCAGTTTTAAAGCAGCTTCCCTAAGTTTGAAAATATTAGGGAGTTTTTTGCTATTTTCCACATTAATTTGGATACGTTCCTGGTTTGGATTAGTGGCAATTCCCTTGTTGGGTTTAATAATTTTGGGTATCGCCCTGAAAGCACCTCGTTGGGCGCAAGGGTTTGCCATTCAATTTCTGGGTGTACAAGCTTGTGTGAGTACGTACCATCAACTTGATTATCTATTTAGTAGTTCTGCTGGCCCCCTTGGACTCTCTGATACAGCGCAAATGCAGCGATATTTGCTTTTACCTTACTGGTTTTGGGGCGGGTTGATGGCGATCGCATCTCTGGTGATTTTAGTCCAAAGTCTCCGCGTTGCCTATCGTTCGGAGTAA